The stretch of DNA ATCCAGCGGAGATAAAGATTCCGTCCTACGGGATATGAACCATCCCCTCAACCTCTGTAGTTTAAGGGTTAAGAAAACAGCCAGAGGTTCTCATTTCTTCAATTCGCCCCAGATCGAAGCAAGCTTTCCCACGGGCTCAACAGAGGTGGGCAGCTTCATGACGAGCTGGATCTCATCGGCGGTAAGAGCGCGGTTATAAATCCTTATCTCATCTATTATCCCGTTGAAGAAGTCATAGGGGTTAGAGGTATCCGTCTTCTTGATCGCGCCGATGCCGAGATGCTTGTTAGTAACGCTTATCTTTCCCGCTCTGGGTTTGCTATCGGTTTCGACGCCATCCACGTAGAGATGTTCGGCTTTGCCGTCATATGTGATGGCAACGTGATGCCACTCTCTGAGCGGTGTTGGTTTGGAATCATAGAGTGAGCCGATCCAACCGTTAACGTGTACATCTCCCGAAAGTTTGCTCGCCCTTACCTTGATGAGGTAGGCGTCGCCCTTATAGACCAGCTTTCGTTCACCGCTGGCGGGTATATTGTATGCGTTAACCCACGCCATTAGCGTCAGCTCATCGGTAAGGTCGAGAACGGGGTTATCCCTGACGAACACGAAGTCATCAACTCCATCAAACTCCAGAGCTTTTCCCGATTTACCTTCGACCCACTTAGGGTCCCCCTTTATCTCGCCGTCAACGCCGTGCTCCGTTTTATCCTTAACATCGCCGTTAAGTGGCCAGTATACGACGAGGTTTTCCTCAAACGGTTCGCCCGAGTAGGCGATCGCTGTCATAAGCCACAAGGTGGATATTACGGCTATTGCCATGGATATAAGCGTAAATCTCATCTGTTCCCCTCCTCAGTGTATTAACGGAACAGACAGTAGGATA from Candidatus Poribacteria bacterium encodes:
- a CDS encoding LamG domain-containing protein, yielding MRFTLISMAIAVISTLWLMTAIAYSGEPFEENLVVYWPLNGDVKDKTEHGVDGEIKGDPKWVEGKSGKALEFDGVDDFVFVRDNPVLDLTDELTLMAWVNAYNIPASGERKLVYKGDAYLIKVRASKLSGDVHVNGWIGSLYDSKPTPLREWHHVAITYDGKAEHLYVDGVETDSKPRAGKISVTNKHLGIGAIKKTDTSNPYDFFNGIIDEIRIYNRALTADEIQLVMKLPTSVEPVGKLASIWGELKK